Below is a window of Sporomusaceae bacterium DNA.
CGAGGAACTCCTGGCCAACGGCGACGCCTTCGCGCGCGCCGCGGTTGACGTAGACGCTGCCGTCCCGGACCATGACCACCTCGCCCCGCCAGGGGACCTTGGGCAACTGGGCGATCATCCACTGGACGCCGTGGGCGACGGCGTCCTCGACCGCTTTGCCGATGTTGCTTTTCTGGAAGTTGCTGTAGCCGCCCGACCAACCGGGGCCGTGATAATGGATGGAGGTGCGGCTGCTGGTCGACTTGCCGACGACGCTGGTGGAGGCGAGCACCATGCCGGTGGTGGCGTCGACGATATACATGGTGGCGTTTATTTCCGCTTTGCCGCCGCCGCCGCCGACCGTCACGCCGCCGACGGAGATGCCGCCGCCGCTGTGGCCGGTTTCCTGGACATGGGTGATGGCTCCCTTGACGAGCAGCTGGGCCGGGGTCAGGTGGCCGGCGACCGGCGTCTTGGCTCCCTGGGCGGTGCGTCCTGATTTGGCGAGGTCTTGCTCATCAAGGGTTTCCGTGCGCATGTCTTTTTCGCCGAGGACGATGAAGCGGCCGCTCTGGTTTAGTAGGTCGGTGAGCACCATCCCCCAGGCGTCGCCGACATCCCACTGGCCTCGCCAGCCGGCCCGGTTCTCGAATTTGACCACGCTGACGGTGTAGCGGAGGCCGCCGGGCTCGGCCGCCAGCGCGGCCTGCGGCAGCCACAGCGCGAGCAGGAACGCCCCGCACAAAAGCCATATCAGCCGCCTGGCAATCAGTCTGGACATGATATTAACCCCCTTCGCTAAAATGTAAAAAATTTACAGTGTCTATATTATAATATGTTTTGGGAATAAATGTAAAACAAAAAAGCCGCGGCATAACCGCGGCTTCGCAGGGGGCTCGGAGATCAGGTCAGTCGATTTTCTTGTAGGCCGCGGCCTTGGCGCCGCAGATGGGGCAGGCGTCGGGCACGGAGCCCTCGGCGACATGGCCGCAGACGGGGCAAAGGAAGACGTCGTAAACTTCCTTGCTGGCGAGGTTGGCAAGCGCCTTCTTGTAGAGCTCGGCGTGGATTTTCTCCGCCTCGTTGGCCAGCTTGAAGGTGCGGACAGCGGCGGCGTTGTTGTCGGCCTCGGCTGTCTTGATGAACGGCGGGTACATTTCTTCGAATTCGTACGTTTCGCCCGAGAAGGCGGCTTTGAGGTTCTCGGCGGTCGACTTGACGCCGCCCATGGCTTTGAGGTGGGCGTGGGCGTGGATGGTTTCGGCTTCGGCGGTGGCCCGGAAGAGTTTGGCGATCTGGGGGAAGCCTTCCTGGTCGGCCTGTCTGGCGAACGCGAGGTATTTGCGGTTGGCCTGGGATTCGCCGGCGAACGCGGCGGCGAGGTTTTTGTCGGTGCTCATCATAATCCCTCCAAACAATAATAATTATCATCTAATGAACATTATTCTTTATTCCGACCAATTTGTCAAGTACATTTTACCATATCTGCCAATCGTATTTTAGCCGTTGCGGCCGTTTTTATACCGGGGAGCGCAGGGACAAAAAATAACAGCCCGGCTGGCGCCGGGCTGTTCGTCGCTATTTCGCGCGGGACAGGAAGCTGAGCACCCTGGCGCCGGTGGTACGGACGCGGCGCAGGGGGGTCATGCTCACTTTGACTTTGGGTTTCATATCGCTTTCCGAGCCGAAGTCGCCGCGCTTGATGTTGGTGATCTTCGTTTTCTCCGGCTTGAGGAAATTTTTGAGGATGGAGACGGCCTTATCGGGACGGCTGTGGTCGCCGCAGGTGAAGACGTCTACCGCCGCATATCCCAGCTCGGGGTATGTGTGGATACTCATGTGGCTTTCGGCTAAAAGCGCCAGGGCGGTCAAACCTTGCGGTTCGAACTTGTAGTAAGAGAAGTCCAGGAGAGTCATGTTGGCTTCGCGTACCGCGGTATGCATGGCCGTCTTGACGAATTCCAGGTCGTCGAGGCGCTCGAAGCTGCAGCCATACATGTCGACCGTGATATGTTTGCCAATCACTTTCATCATAATTATCGCCCCTTTGCCAGGTATTACCGACCCCTAAACAGCAACTTTTCCGCAAAAACAGCCGAAAACCCGGAAATTTTTGATGAAAAGCGGCATTCTCCACAAGGAATTGCTGTCTTCCTCCCATTATTATATGCTTTATACAGTTTTTCATTATAAGTCTCTTGGACATGAATGTAAAGAGTAATTTATAAAATCTCCAAAAAAAATTTCCGCCGCGCACTTTCGGCCGGGAGAGGTGGCATACTATCTTGCAAGGAAGGCGCCCGCCATAGTAAAATCTTGGCATAGAACGTAGCGTCAATCGCTTAAAAGGAGAATGAATATGCAGACAAAATTGACGTCATTGCTGGGTATCGAATACCCCGTTTTACAGGGAGCCATGGCCTGGGTTTCCGAAGCGCGCATGGCCGCCGCGGTGTCCGCTGCCGGGGGGGCGGGGATCATCGCCACCGGCGGGCAAAGCGGGGCGTGGGTGCGGGAGCAGATCCGCCTGGCCAAGTCGCTGACTTCCAAGCCGTTCGGCGTGAATGTCACGCTGCTGTCGCCGACCAAGGATGAGGTTATCGAGGTTATCTGCGAGGAGAAGGTGGCGTTCGTGACCATCGGCGCCGGCAATTCGGTGCCGTATTTCCCGGTCTTCGACAAGGCGGGGATCAAGAAGATCCCCATCGTGCCCAACGCCAAACTGGCCCAGCGCGTCGAGGCCAGCGGCGCCGACGCCATCGTCATCGAGGGCATGGAGGCTGGCGGCCATATCGGCGTGCTGACGACGATGGCGCTGATGACGCAGGTGATCCCGCTGGTATCGATCCCCGTGGTCGCGGCCGGCGGCTTCGCCGACGGACGGGGCCTGGCGGCGGCGCTCGTGATGGGCGCGGCCGGCGTCCAGATCGGCACACGGTTCATGGTCGCCGAGGAGTGCCCGGTGCACGCGAAGTTCAAGGAGAAGCTGCTGGCGGCGGTCGACACCGACACCGTCGTGACCGGCGCGACCATCGGCCACGGGGTGCGCGGCCTCAAGAACAAATTCACCGAGAAGTTTCTCGCCCTGGAGCGCAGCGGCACCCCGGTCGAGGAGCTCAACCGCCTGGCCGCCGGCACCAACCGCCTGGCGGCGGTGGACGGGGATATCGAGAACGGCATGGTGCAGGCGGGGCAGAGCCTGCTGCCGCTCAAGAAGATTGAGCCGGTCAAGGATATAATCGCGGCGATCGTCGCCGAAGCCGGCCGCGTGCTGGCCGGGGCGCCCGGTCTCGTTAAGTAGCATACGCTTCCGCACCTCGTGCCACAATAAGGGTAAACAGGCGGCGAGGTGCGGATGTTCACTTTTCATCATGGCTTCTGGCTGTATTTCCTTTCCCGGCGCCATCCCAAGGTATGGCAGTTTGTCGCCGGGTCGATGCTGCCGGACTACGTATATATCTTTCTCATGGCCGTCCTGCTGGCGCGGGGCGATTTCGGCTGGCGCGAGCTATTCCGCCTTTCGCCGACGACATTTATGACCTATCTGCCGCAGTACCCCTGGGCGCTGCATGTCGATCTCGCCGGCCATTCGGCGGTCTTCTGGGGCGCGGCCTTTGTCCTGTCGCTGCTGCCGCCCTTCAGCAGCGGGCAGGCGTTCGTCGTCGGCTGGGGCACGCACATACTCCTTGACGGCCTCACCCACGCCGCCCACGCCAACCTTTTCCTGTACCCGCTGTCGCTGCTGGCGGCGCACAGCCCGGTTTCCTACTGGGAGCCGTCCTATTTCGCCCGCGAATTCAAACTCGTCAACGGCACGCTCATGGGCCTCACAGCGGCCTACCTCGTCTATCATTGGTGGAAAAAGCGGAGAGAGAGGAACTGAATATGGACGCGACAGCCAAGATAATCCTGCGCAAGGGGGCGCAGCACCGCGTGGAGGCGGGCCACCCCTGGGTATACCAGACCGAGCTTGACGCCGTGGAGGGCGACTTCGCCCCCGGCGACATCGTCGACGTGTACAACTTCCGCCGCCGTTTCATCGGCCGCGGCTACATAAACCCCCGCTCGCAGATCATCGTCCGCATCTTAAGCCGCGAGCAGGAACCGATCGACCGCGAGTTCCTCAAGCGACGGCTCGCCGCCGCCTGGCAATGGCGGCAGCGGTTTGTCGCCGAGCCGGAGTACTGCCGGCTGGTCTTCGGCGAGGCCGACTTCCTGCCCGCCCTGATCGTCGACAAGTTCGGGCCTTACCTCGTCATCCAGACGCTCGCCCTCGGCATCGATATATATAAGGATATGATCGTCGGCATCCTCGAGGAGATGTTCAGCCCCGCCGGCGTGTACGAGCGCAACGACGTGCCGGTGCGCGAGCTGGAGGGGCTGGAGCAGCGCAAGGGCTTCCTGCGGGGCGAGTTCCCCACCCTCATCGAAGTGCGCGAGAACGGCATCCCCTTTTACGCCGATATCGAAAACGGCCAGAAGACCGGCTTTTTCTACGACCAGCGGGAGAATCTCACCCTGCTGAAGGACTTCGTCGCCGGCGCCCGCGTCCTCGACTGCTTCTGCCACACCGGCTCGTTCACCGTCCACGCCCTCCGCTACGGGGCCGAGCACGTCAACGCCGTCGATATCTCCGCGCCGGCCGTCGAGCTGGCGGCCAAAAACGCCGCCTTGAGCGGCGTGGCCGACCGCTGCGACTTTCAGGTGGCCAACGCCTTCGATGTGCTGCGCAGCCAGTCCGACGAACGCAGGCAGTACGACGTCGTCATCCTCGACCCGCCGGCTTTCACCAAAAACCGCGGCGGCCTGGAGGGGGCGGCCCGCGGCTACAAGGAGATCAACCTGCGCGGCCTCAAGCTGGTGAAGCCGGGCGGCTTCCTCGTCACCTGCTCGTGCTCTTATCACATGGACCGCGATTTCTTCGCCGCCATCGTCCTCGACGCTGCCCGCGACGCCCGGCGGACGGTGCGCCAGGTCGAATACCGGACGCAGGCGAAGGATCACCCGATACTGCCGGCCGCGCCGGAGACGAATTATCTCAAGTTTTTGGTGCTGGAAGTACTTTAGCGATTGCCTAGAAAGTCCATCTGCGGCGTTGCTCCTCAGAGCGCTTGCTAGCGTACGCAACCAAGTACGCGTCGCGGCGCGCTCTTCCGGTGCGCCTTGCATCTGGAGCTTTCTAGACAATCGCTGACCATCCCCTTAGTGCTTTTTAAACCCCTGCCTGACTAGTGGCGGGGGTTGTTATTTTTTTCATATTCCCTCTTGCAAAAAGTCAAAAAGTCAGATACAATAAAGTCAAAGGTCAAAATGTCAAAAGATCAGATAGTCA
It encodes the following:
- the speD gene encoding adenosylmethionine decarboxylase, which encodes MMKVIGKHITVDMYGCSFERLDDLEFVKTAMHTAVREANMTLLDFSYYKFEPQGLTALALLAESHMSIHTYPELGYAAVDVFTCGDHSRPDKAVSILKNFLKPEKTKITNIKRGDFGSESDMKPKVKVSMTPLRRVRTTGARVLSFLSRAK
- a CDS encoding rubrerythrin family protein — encoded protein: MSTDKNLAAAFAGESQANRKYLAFARQADQEGFPQIAKLFRATAEAETIHAHAHLKAMGGVKSTAENLKAAFSGETYEFEEMYPPFIKTAEADNNAAAVRTFKLANEAEKIHAELYKKALANLASKEVYDVFLCPVCGHVAEGSVPDACPICGAKAAAYKKID
- a CDS encoding CsgG/HfaB family protein, with the translated sequence MSRLIARRLIWLLCGAFLLALWLPQAALAAEPGGLRYTVSVVKFENRAGWRGQWDVGDAWGMVLTDLLNQSGRFIVLGEKDMRTETLDEQDLAKSGRTAQGAKTPVAGHLTPAQLLVKGAITHVQETGHSGGGISVGGVTVGGGGGKAEINATMYIVDATTGMVLASTSVVGKSTSSRTSIHYHGPGWSGGYSNFQKSNIGKAVEDAVAHGVQWMIAQLPKVPWRGEVVMVRDGSVYVNRGAREGVAVGQEFLVGAANVIRDPSTGEVLDESVDEIARLQVTTVKEKLSVCEVIGGDAGAIGKGMMIQRP
- a CDS encoding nitronate monooxygenase, which produces MNMQTKLTSLLGIEYPVLQGAMAWVSEARMAAAVSAAGGAGIIATGGQSGAWVREQIRLAKSLTSKPFGVNVTLLSPTKDEVIEVICEEKVAFVTIGAGNSVPYFPVFDKAGIKKIPIVPNAKLAQRVEASGADAIVIEGMEAGGHIGVLTTMALMTQVIPLVSIPVVAAGGFADGRGLAAALVMGAAGVQIGTRFMVAEECPVHAKFKEKLLAAVDTDTVVTGATIGHGVRGLKNKFTEKFLALERSGTPVEELNRLAAGTNRLAAVDGDIENGMVQAGQSLLPLKKIEPVKDIIAAIVAEAGRVLAGAPGLVK
- a CDS encoding class I SAM-dependent rRNA methyltransferase — translated: MDATAKIILRKGAQHRVEAGHPWVYQTELDAVEGDFAPGDIVDVYNFRRRFIGRGYINPRSQIIVRILSREQEPIDREFLKRRLAAAWQWRQRFVAEPEYCRLVFGEADFLPALIVDKFGPYLVIQTLALGIDIYKDMIVGILEEMFSPAGVYERNDVPVRELEGLEQRKGFLRGEFPTLIEVRENGIPFYADIENGQKTGFFYDQRENLTLLKDFVAGARVLDCFCHTGSFTVHALRYGAEHVNAVDISAPAVELAAKNAALSGVADRCDFQVANAFDVLRSQSDERRQYDVVILDPPAFTKNRGGLEGAARGYKEINLRGLKLVKPGGFLVTCSCSYHMDRDFFAAIVLDAARDARRTVRQVEYRTQAKDHPILPAAPETNYLKFLVLEVL